GCGGCAATGCGGTGCCGGTCCTGTTTGCCACCCAGCGGGATGACGAGGCCTCCATCGTGGGGGCCCTGTCCCAGGGGGCAGATGATTACATGGTCAAACCCGTGCGCCAGGCGGAGCTGCTGGCGCGGATTACGGCGCTGGGGCGTCGTGCCGGCGTGGGTGAGGTGGTCCAGCAGGCCGTTCAGGAAGTAGGGCCATGGCGCATTGATCGTGGCCGCCGCGTTATCACGCTGGATGGCGAACCCGCCAAGCTGACGGACAAGGACTTCGAACTGGCCAGCTATCTGTTCCAGAATATCGGCAAGCTGATGTCCCGGGCGCATTTGCTGGAGAAAGTCTGGGGCATCATGTCCGCCATCGAGTCGCGCACGGTAGACGTGCATATCAGCCGTATTCGCCGCAGCCTGGAAATCCGGCCCGAGCGGGGTTACCGGATCAAGACCATCTATCAGCATGGCTATCGGCTGGAGCCCGTGGAAGCCGCCGACTAGCTGGCCCGCCCGGGCCGGGCGGCCCGGTTTCCTTTGCTTCACGTCTACCAGATACGGCAAAGTATCTGCTCGTTGCCTTCGCCCGTGAGCCTTGCATGACCAACGTGCTGC
This region of Isoalcanivorax indicus genomic DNA includes:
- a CDS encoding response regulator transcription factor; protein product: MRIAYLEDDTAQADLVQHMLAEAGHSCMHCTNGREFMVQMRRETFDLLLLDWEVPDMSGREVLSELRASGNAVPVLFATQRDDEASIVGALSQGADDYMVKPVRQAELLARITALGRRAGVGEVVQQAVQEVGPWRIDRGRRVITLDGEPAKLTDKDFELASYLFQNIGKLMSRAHLLEKVWGIMSAIESRTVDVHISRIRRSLEIRPERGYRIKTIYQHGYRLEPVEAAD